The nucleotide sequence ATGCCGTGCATGAGTAAAGACATCTCAGGcagtttttgtcattttgaaggaaaatTAGGCACTTCTTCAAATCCTAGTGCAGTGAACAATAATCTCACTCTGAAGGCATCCTTTCTTTAGCTTTAACTTAATCCCCAACCTTTGTTTTCTCTTCATTTGCAGCTTAGTACCGGAATTCAACTTGAGTCCGGTACAAGATTCATACCAAAGACTCCATTCCACAAAACTTGATATGGGGCCAATCACTTCTGACTCTGATGCATCCAGGAGAGGTGGGGGCAGTCATTATAGCAGCACCACCAGTGGAAACAAGCAGAAGAATGATGCGGAGTCGACTCTTCAGAAGTAAGTATCATGCAGTCAGCCAAAACTGTATCTTCGCTCAGTATTCTCCACTCAATTTATTTTTGGTCAGGTGGCAAGCTTAGCTTTAGTTGAGGTTGTAGTTTTCCTCGACAGAATGGCCTGGTGGTaagaatttttattttggtcTGGTGGCCCATCGGTAGCTAAAACTCGTGATAAATcttgatttgaaaagtttgtttAAACTTCTAGTACATGTGTTTGTGTAACTAAACAAAGATAATTTTACTCAAGTATTCTATTTTTGGGTGATGCCTAATGATGAGGGATCCTAAAAAATTCTTTTAACGTTTTAGATACATCAATAGATTTCGGTACGGTCAGCCCTTGAGCAGGGAGGCCAGGGAAGCCAAGAAACCAGAAAAAACCAAGGATTTCTGGTGGTTAACTTCCAAGTCCCCATCTACTCCCGGCAGAAGTTCAACACCCAATGGCGACACGCCATCTCCTGGCAAAATGAAAACTAGATTGGTGAGGTCACCACTTAGTCCATATTCACCCATGAAGCCGGGGCGGTCATCAAGCTCGGTAAGTTTTGCGGTTTTTAGGGAGCAACTGTTGAATTTATAAAAAAACGTTGGCATCAAGTGACTtcgagtattactccccctgtaGAGGATCCTGTTCTATCGCAGGGTAACTTCCCAAGCAAGCCTAgcacccatttactcctgggtggagagaagcaagtagggttaggTGCCTTGCTCAGGGACACAAAGATGATTCAGTGTTCATCTGTCCGAGTATTGAACCTACGACCTCCTAGTTCTAAGCGCTCTtgccactctgccactgattcCCCTAAAATCCCACTTGATTCTTAGTGAAAACTATTAATCATTTTTGTAAACAGATAAAGTTATTTAAAGCGATGATCTGTTTTTTTGCGGGCTCAAAATTAGGTGAGGGCAGTGATGAGaaccatgaaatcaaatttCAGTGGCCTTAGCATGACATGCATAATTACTGTGGTTCTATTTCTGTTACAGAGCAGTGGTAGATCTGGCTATCGACCAAGTGTTCCAGCCATTGATGAAATGACACAAAAATTACAAGAAAAGGCTGACAGACTTTTGGAACTGAGGTGAGCGCATTCTTTTTGATGGAACCAACTTCTGTACGCTCTGTGATTTAAGGAATTAGTGTCACAGTGACTGGTCTCTGGACTGAATTTAGACtgggagggtggagctaaaatgttggcccaaAACTTAGGCTCTTTGGCCGGAAGTCTTGGGTAGAATTTGAGTTCCGTCTGGTGGTCTCTGGCTGGAAGACAGAGTCACAAGGCTAACACTGACATAATTGGCCCCATAGAAGCGCTTAAAAAACCATTCATCCGGCCTCGGAGGAAAAATACTCCATGGAGAATAACACTCCGAATTTCAGAGTGTatgctgaaaaagaaaaagacaaaaccACTGCTTTCAGATGATGATAAACCAGAAAGTTCTCTTGTCCTCTTTCCAGTGAGTCGAGCCTTAGCTCGGAGCCAATAGTCAGCACATTAGGACTTGGGAGTGAGCCCTCACTCGAGTCGGTCAGGAGCAGGAGCAGTGCAAGTCTAGTCGAAGAACGACCGTATAGGCCTGGCTTCATCAGATATATGCAAGGTATGACATATTTTTCTCTAAAAATCGTTTAAATGCAAATATAAAGATTCGTGACAATTTGGCTCGTTGGTTTTTAAATGTTTAGCTGTGAGACTAATGTTCAGCCTGACTTTTACAGAGAAGGAAAACTTGCTTCACCGAGATGATGAAGTTTCTGGCCCTCGCAGGGATCCGACTGTACCAAGGAGAGATGCTCCGTCCGATGACATCCTCGACCAGTGGCGCCTACGTAGGAAGATGGAGACGGCCCGTACTAAAGGCTACCCGAGTATCAGGCTACTTGATGCGGGCAGAGGATCTGCTTCACCAAGAAAAGCAGACAGGGTGGGTTCTTAATGGCTTCATGGTATGCACTCGGTGTCAAAGATCCTGACCACTTGGTCCTACCCTCTCCAAACATGCCCAACGGACTCGGGGATGATAAGTTTCATTCTAATTgtataagtcgtacttccacctatcaaatctcCGTGtctttgcgcttacacctatgaattgccgtgtctaaatagacccgtgtctcaaatccccgtgtctattagccccatcgagcttgatggggctaatttagacccgtgttcaacacgggttttttgataggtagaatctgaatagacacggcaattgcaagttctaagatccggcgacagatggcgcggtgtagttgcctcggtattgcgtaTGCGAAATttccctccaacgggaaagaaacacaggagagctcccttcctccagcgcacctgtcgccggggctattaaccattatctaacaccactgataggtgtaagtgcgccctgggtttttgacacacggcgaagacacgggtcttgaaaaaacacggggtttatgataggtggaactacgactatagaTGGCGACGCATCTGAATAGTTTCGACTGTTGAGATAAAAGTAAGCTTTACTGGTGATTATTGGTGTCCACTGTCAGCAAGAGATGGCAACGGCTGGAAAGTGCCTTCCGTAGCGAAGCGGTTAATAAAAACAAAAGTTATCGATTGCAGGACCCAGAGATCGAGTCAAAACTGGCTGATTTCCGCAGCAGACTTGCCCAGGCGTCGTCAGGAAGGTACTCCTCGCCTCTGAAGCCTGGCACGAATGTCCACTTCACTCCTTCTCCACCAAGACAGGGGGAAAAACAGGTGAGGCTTTGTTTCTCTTGTCGTGCTTCGTTTATGCCCTTCAATCTTTATTGGGTAGTAATGCAGTCTAAAACACGGTCTCCACAGGTGTGCCTGTCCATGCTGCCTAGTCCCATTACAATATTAccctttgaatttgaatattcgTGATAACTTTCATTTGTTAAAAATGGAAGATATTTCTTTTCAGGTGCCGATGTCCCCCGAAAGAGATCAACCAGAACATGACATGACTCGTCCTCCTCCCCAGATTGCAAGTCCGACATTGAAACGCAAGCCTGGCACCAAGGACCAGGTTGAGCCGCACCTTCACCTCATGTGTGATATTCTACCTTGTCCCCATCAGACTGAGGCTAAGAAATGTATGGACGAGCACACTGAGAGATCGGGTGGGGGACAAGGTCCTGACGTATCGGAGCATTTGGATAAAGAAACAGAAGGGTGGAAACATGGGGGAACGAGTAGAGAGAATCTCAGAGAGGGAAGTGAGGACTTGGAACTTGATAAAGGAAATCATTACAAAGATGAAGTGAGAGAATTGAGTGAAAATTCTAGCGACAATGACAGAGAAATAGGAGAATCCGATGAAAAAGTCAGTGAAGTTGACAAACAAATGGCCAAAGTTTCTCAATGTGACACTTTGCAGACATGTGACGGGTCAGTTTCGTTCGAGAATGACGTTCCTGTGAGAGATTCTGGACCAACGGGTCAGCATGGCATCCGACCTGCTAGGAAAGGCAGGGACACTGATGTGAATGTGAAAGATTCCGACAAAGGTTTTGTTAGTGAGAAATCTCAAAAGCCTAAGCGAGGAAGCAGGAATGTCCCTCATCCGAAAATTGCAAGAGACAGTCCGAAAAAACGTGATTCTTCCGTTGATAATGTCGTAGGTGAGGTGGTGACGGAGAGGTTGTTTGTTTCGCCGACGTCGAGTGTGGACAGCATTGTGTCGGAGAGGAACAGGGCACCTGATGCTTCTTCAGAACAAGGTATGTCGTGTGTAAACCCGGGATGGAATTGTGGTTATTGCCTCAGCTGGGCTCTCAAGTTTACAGCTTTTAACACTCACATTGAACACCCCTGTACCCAAATTCTTCGGTATGTTACAGTGATGTCACAGAAGACCCAAGGATGTCAACTGATCACATTTTATGTTACTTTTGACCCCCTCATTCCttagtacatgtgcatgtagattTTATTCGCTCAATGTTTTCATCGtcaaaaagagaagagaaaaataaaacaaatctgTTTTAGTTTCAAGTAAATTTTTCCACCACTGATGttctcaattcaattcaatattcTCTTGTGCTGTATCTTCATCTTGCTGTATTTTTCTCTCTATCATGCTGTATTTTTCTCATgatcatgttgtttttttctctttctaCAGATACCTTGACCTCAGACTTGGATGAATTTGCTGAAGATGAATTACTTCGACAGCTGAGGAAACAACGAGAAAAGTTTGAATCCAAATTAAAGTGAGTAGAATAAGTGTCAAGATTCGGGAAATTAGAAGTTTGACACCGTACCAAAACTTTTCATCTGTTTTTCCCAAGTTGCCCGCACCATGCACCCCCCCTCCATGTTGAATACCTATTTAGCTGTGTGCACATTCTAATTTCCTTGGGGAAGGAGGTcattttgggatcaaaactcGGGTGCAAATTTGTAGAGGAAATGAAAAAAGGGTTCCTCATCAGGAAAAATCTTGCATCTTTTCGAAAGAGATGCATTTTGGCCTAAAAGAGGGAGAAGTAGGCAGTGTAATCTGTTTTTCCTTCACTTGTCACCTTAAGTAGAACCATCGCTTTGACACAGTCCTCAAGATTGGGGGTCGAATTTTCGTTGGCAATCCCGTAGATAAGGGGGTCATTTTGATCAAAACATTTGGACTCGATTCCTTTTGGTTGTATCTTTTCAGGTTAATCGACCAACTTCTTGAACAGACTAAGACACCAAAGTGAAGGCCAAGAAAAAGACATGTTCTGAGACGGAG is from Lineus longissimus chromosome 18, tnLinLong1.2, whole genome shotgun sequence and encodes:
- the LOC135502365 gene encoding uncharacterized protein LOC135502365, with amino-acid sequence MEYTKKISRDPFYEAPLHKGYYHPSQKKKLSKKDKKICLSPEKQPSKKESKPLKPADEKFLKGTNVYTGKAPPTGDTPSPATSASSKFNESWPESERASTIGLVPEFNLSPVQDSYQRLHSTKLDMGPITSDSDASRRGGGSHYSSTTSGNKQKNDAESTLQKYINRFRYGQPLSREAREAKKPEKTKDFWWLTSKSPSTPGRSSTPNGDTPSPGKMKTRLVRSPLSPYSPMKPGRSSSSSSGRSGYRPSVPAIDEMTQKLQEKADRLLELSESSLSSEPIVSTLGLGSEPSLESVRSRSSASLVEERPYRPGFIRYMQEKENLLHRDDEVSGPRRDPTVPRRDAPSDDILDQWRLRRKMETARTKGYPSIRLLDAGRGSASPRKADRDPEIESKLADFRSRLAQASSGRYSSPLKPGTNVHFTPSPPRQGEKQVPMSPERDQPEHDMTRPPPQIASPTLKRKPGTKDQVEPHLHLMCDILPCPHQTEAKKCMDEHTERSGGGQGPDVSEHLDKETEGWKHGGTSRENLREGSEDLELDKGNHYKDEVRELSENSSDNDREIGESDEKVSEVDKQMAKVSQCDTLQTCDGSVSFENDVPVRDSGPTGQHGIRPARKGRDTDVNVKDSDKGFVSEKSQKPKRGSRNVPHPKIARDSPKKRDSSVDNVVGEVVTERLFVSPTSSVDSIVSERNRAPDASSEQDTLTSDLDEFAEDELLRQLRKQREKFESKLKLIDQLLEQTKTPK